The Kluyvera intermedia genome window below encodes:
- a CDS encoding BCCT family transporter — protein sequence MSENETPIKKSENHINKPVFFTSALLIFLLVAFAAAFPDLADKNFKLLQNQIFTNASWFYILAVALILLSVTFLGLSRYGDIKLGPDHAQPDFSYHSWFAMLFSAGMGIGLMFFGVAEPVMHYLSPPVGTPETVEAAKQAMRLTFFHWGLHAWAIYAIVALILAFFSYRHGLPLTLRSALYPIIGDRIYGPIGHAVDIFAVIGTVFGVATSLGYGVLQVNAGLNHLFGVPISETVQVILIVVITGLATISVVSGLDKGIRILSEINLSLALLLLVLVLLLGPTVLLLKSFVENTGGYLSEMVSKTFNLYAYEPKSSNWLGGWTLLYWGWWLSWSPFVGMFIARVSRGRTIREFVTGVLFVPAGFTLLWMTVFGNSAIYLIMQKGATDLANTVQQDVALALFNFLEHFPFSSILSFIAMAMVIVFFVTSADSGAMVVDTLASGGSSNTPVWQRIFWAALMGLVAIALLIAGGLSALQTVTIASALPFSVILLISIYGLLKALRRDITKRDSQNMTTIAPTAARNPIPWQRRLRNIAHLPKRSLVKRFMDDVIQPAMTMVQDELNKQSTVSHINNSGEDRIRFEVDLGNELNFIYEVRLRGYVAPTFAISGLDNEEQQAEQHKYYRAEIYLKEGGQDYDVMGWNQEQIINDILDQYEKHLHFLHLVR from the coding sequence ATGAGTGAGAATGAAACCCCAATAAAAAAGTCTGAAAACCATATTAACAAGCCGGTGTTTTTCACCTCGGCGTTGTTAATATTTCTTCTTGTCGCCTTTGCCGCGGCTTTCCCCGATCTGGCCGATAAAAACTTCAAACTTCTGCAGAATCAAATCTTCACCAACGCCAGCTGGTTTTACATTCTGGCCGTAGCGCTGATCCTCCTGAGCGTGACGTTCCTCGGGCTGTCGCGCTACGGCGATATTAAACTTGGGCCCGACCACGCCCAACCTGATTTCAGCTATCACTCCTGGTTCGCAATGCTGTTTTCCGCCGGGATGGGGATCGGCCTAATGTTCTTCGGGGTGGCAGAACCGGTGATGCATTACCTCTCTCCGCCGGTTGGTACCCCGGAAACGGTCGAAGCCGCCAAGCAGGCCATGCGCCTGACCTTCTTCCACTGGGGACTCCATGCATGGGCGATTTACGCGATAGTGGCGTTGATACTGGCCTTCTTTAGCTATCGTCACGGCTTGCCACTGACTCTGCGTTCGGCGCTGTATCCGATTATCGGGGATCGCATTTACGGACCGATTGGCCATGCGGTCGATATCTTTGCGGTTATCGGCACCGTGTTTGGCGTGGCCACCTCCCTCGGTTATGGCGTGCTGCAGGTTAACGCCGGGCTTAATCATCTCTTCGGCGTGCCAATTAGTGAAACGGTGCAGGTGATCCTGATCGTGGTCATCACTGGCCTGGCAACGATTTCGGTGGTGTCGGGACTGGATAAGGGCATTCGTATTCTGTCCGAGATCAACCTGAGCCTGGCGCTGCTGCTGCTGGTGCTGGTGCTGTTGCTGGGACCTACGGTTCTGCTGTTGAAATCGTTCGTTGAGAACACTGGCGGTTATCTGTCCGAAATGGTCAGTAAAACCTTTAATTTGTATGCCTACGAGCCTAAATCGAGCAACTGGCTAGGTGGCTGGACGCTGCTGTACTGGGGCTGGTGGCTCTCCTGGTCGCCGTTTGTCGGCATGTTTATCGCCCGCGTCTCGCGCGGCAGAACCATCCGCGAATTTGTGACCGGCGTGCTCTTCGTCCCGGCGGGTTTCACCCTGTTATGGATGACCGTCTTCGGAAACAGCGCGATTTATCTGATCATGCAGAAAGGGGCGACGGACCTCGCCAATACCGTCCAGCAGGATGTGGCCCTGGCGCTGTTTAATTTCCTTGAGCACTTCCCGTTCTCAAGCATTTTGTCGTTCATCGCCATGGCGATGGTCATCGTATTTTTTGTCACCTCGGCAGATTCCGGAGCGATGGTGGTGGATACCCTGGCCTCCGGGGGCTCCAGCAATACGCCCGTCTGGCAGCGTATTTTCTGGGCTGCACTGATGGGGCTGGTCGCCATTGCGTTGCTGATTGCGGGCGGCCTTAGCGCCTTGCAGACGGTGACCATTGCCAGCGCCCTGCCGTTCTCGGTGATTTTGTTGATATCGATATACGGATTGCTGAAAGCATTGCGACGGGACATCACCAAGCGCGACAGCCAGAATATGACCACCATTGCACCTACCGCTGCGCGTAATCCTATTCCGTGGCAGCGCAGACTGCGCAATATCGCCCATCTGCCAAAACGTTCGTTGGTTAAACGTTTTATGGATGATGTCATTCAGCCTGCCATGACAATGGTTCAGGATGAGTTGAACAAACAGAGCACCGTAAGCCATATCAACAACAGTGGCGAAGACCGTATTCGCTTCGAAGTGGATTTAGGCAATGAGCTTAACTTCATCTACGAAGTCAGACTCCGCGGTTATGTTGCTCCTACCTTTGCGATCTCCGGGCTGGATAATGAGGAGCAGCAGGCAGAACAGCATAAATACTATCGGGCTGAAATCTACCTGAAAGAAGGCGGTCAGGATTACGATGTGATGGGCTGGAATCAGGAACAGATTATCAACGATATTCTCGACCAGTATGAAAAGCATCTTCACTTCTTACATTTGGTTCGCTAA
- a CDS encoding LacI family DNA-binding transcriptional regulator yields MKTKRVTIKDIAEQAGVSKATASLVLNGRGKELRVAQETRERVLSIARKHHYQPSIHARSLRNNRSHTIGLVVPEITNHGFAVFAHELEMLCREAGVQLLISCTDENPGQESVVVNNMIARQVDGMIVASCMHNDADYLKLSQQLPVVLFDRCPNESALPLVMTDSITPTAELISRIAPQHSDEFWFLGGQARLSPSRDRLTGFTQGLAQAGIALRPEWVINGNYHPSSGYEMFAALCARLGRPPKALFTAACGLLEGVLRYMSQHHLLDSDIHLTSFDDHYLYDSLSLRIDTVQQDNRQLAWHCYDLISQLIEGDTPETLQRYLPATLQFRHQ; encoded by the coding sequence ATGAAAACCAAACGCGTAACCATTAAAGATATAGCCGAACAGGCTGGCGTCTCCAAAGCGACCGCCAGCTTGGTACTGAATGGTCGTGGCAAGGAGCTGCGCGTGGCGCAGGAAACGCGTGAGCGCGTACTGTCGATTGCCCGTAAGCATCACTATCAGCCAAGCATTCATGCCCGCTCGCTGCGCAACAACCGCAGCCACACCATCGGGCTGGTGGTGCCGGAGATCACCAACCACGGCTTTGCGGTCTTTGCCCATGAGCTGGAGATGCTGTGCCGCGAGGCGGGCGTCCAGCTGTTGATCTCTTGTACTGATGAAAACCCCGGTCAGGAGAGCGTGGTGGTCAATAATATGATTGCCCGCCAGGTCGACGGGATGATCGTCGCTTCCTGTATGCACAACGATGCCGACTATCTCAAACTCAGCCAACAGCTGCCAGTGGTGCTGTTTGACCGGTGCCCCAATGAAAGCGCGCTGCCGCTGGTAATGACCGATTCGATTACCCCAACGGCGGAACTGATTTCCCGCATCGCGCCTCAGCATAGCGATGAGTTCTGGTTTTTAGGCGGTCAGGCGCGTCTGTCGCCCTCCCGCGATCGTCTGACCGGGTTCACGCAGGGTTTGGCTCAGGCGGGTATTGCCCTGCGCCCGGAATGGGTGATCAACGGCAATTACCACCCCAGCTCCGGCTATGAGATGTTTGCCGCACTCTGCGCGCGCCTTGGGCGGCCGCCTAAGGCGCTATTCACCGCCGCCTGCGGGCTGCTCGAAGGGGTTCTGCGCTATATGAGCCAGCACCATTTACTCGACTCCGATATTCATCTGACGAGCTTTGACGATCACTATCTTTATGATTCGCTGTCGCTGCGTATCGACACTGTCCAGCAGGATAATCGCCAGCTGGCCTGGCACTGCTACGATCTGATAAGCCAGCTGATCGAGGGCGATACGCCCGAAACGCTACAACGCTACCTGCCCGCAACGCTGCAGTTTCGGCATCAGTAA
- a CDS encoding sucrose-specific PTS transporter subunit IIBC, whose protein sequence is MDFEQISCSLLPLLGGKENIASAAHCATRLRLVLVDDSLADQQAIGKVEGVKGCFRNAGQMQIIFGTGVVNKVYAAFTQAAGISESSKSEAADIAAKKLNPFQRIARLLSNIFVPIIPAIVASGLLMGLLGMVKTYGWVDPGNAIYIMLDMCSSAAFIILPILIGFTAAREFGGNPYLGATLGGILTHPALTNAWGVAAGFHTMNFFGFEIAMIGYQGTVFPVLLAVWFMSIVEKQLRRAIPDALDLILTPFLTVIISGFIALLIIGPAGRALGDGISFVLSTLISHAGWLAGLLFGGLYSVIVITGIHHSFHAVEAGLLGNPSIGVNFLLPIWAMANVAQGGACLAVWFKTKDAKIKAITLPSAFSAMLGITEAAIFGINLRFVKPFIAALIGGAAGGAWVVSVHVYMTAVGLTAIPGMAIVQASSLLNYIIGMVIAFGVAFTVSLVLKYKTDAE, encoded by the coding sequence ATGGATTTTGAACAGATTTCCTGCTCGCTGCTTCCGCTTCTTGGAGGCAAAGAAAATATCGCCAGCGCCGCGCACTGCGCCACGCGCCTGCGCCTGGTGCTGGTCGATGATTCGCTGGCCGACCAGCAGGCCATCGGCAAAGTTGAAGGGGTGAAGGGCTGTTTTCGTAATGCCGGACAGATGCAGATTATTTTCGGCACCGGGGTGGTAAATAAGGTCTACGCTGCCTTTACTCAGGCGGCGGGTATTAGCGAATCCAGCAAATCGGAAGCCGCCGACATCGCGGCAAAAAAGCTCAATCCGTTCCAGCGCATCGCCCGCCTGCTATCAAACATCTTCGTGCCGATAATCCCTGCCATCGTCGCCTCTGGTCTGCTGATGGGCCTGCTGGGAATGGTCAAAACATACGGCTGGGTTGACCCGGGCAACGCCATCTACATCATGCTGGATATGTGCAGCTCGGCGGCATTTATCATTCTGCCGATTCTGATTGGCTTTACCGCAGCCCGCGAATTCGGCGGTAATCCTTATCTCGGCGCGACGCTTGGCGGCATTCTGACTCATCCAGCGCTGACTAACGCCTGGGGCGTGGCCGCGGGTTTCCACACCATGAACTTTTTCGGCTTCGAAATTGCCATGATCGGCTATCAGGGTACGGTGTTCCCGGTACTGCTGGCAGTATGGTTTATGAGCATCGTTGAGAAGCAGTTGCGTCGCGCAATCCCCGATGCCCTGGATTTGATCCTGACGCCGTTCCTGACGGTGATTATATCCGGTTTTATAGCCCTGTTGATTATCGGCCCGGCCGGTCGCGCACTGGGCGACGGTATCTCGTTTGTCCTCAGCACCCTGATTAGCCACGCCGGCTGGCTCGCCGGGTTACTGTTTGGCGGTCTCTATTCAGTTATCGTCATTACCGGTATTCATCACAGCTTCCATGCGGTTGAAGCCGGGTTGCTGGGCAATCCCTCCATCGGCGTCAACTTCCTGCTGCCGATTTGGGCGATGGCCAACGTCGCTCAGGGCGGAGCCTGTCTGGCGGTGTGGTTCAAAACCAAAGATGCAAAAATTAAAGCCATTACTCTGCCCTCGGCGTTTTCCGCCATGCTGGGCATCACCGAGGCGGCGATTTTTGGTATTAACCTGCGCTTTGTGAAGCCATTTATTGCGGCGCTGATTGGTGGTGCGGCGGGCGGCGCATGGGTGGTATCTGTACACGTCTACATGACCGCGGTCGGCCTGACAGCGATCCCCGGCATGGCCATCGTGCAGGCCAGTTCGCTGTTGAACTACATTATCGGGATGGTTATCGCCTTTGGCGTCGCCTTTACGGTCTCCCTGGTTTTGAAATACAAAACGGACGCTGAATAA
- a CDS encoding IS1-like element IS1A family transposase (programmed frameshift): MASVSISCPSCSATDGVVRNGKSTAGHQRYLCSHCRKTWQLQFTYTASQPGTHQKIIDMAMNGVGCRATARIMGVGLNTILRHFKKLRPQSVTSRIQPGSDVIVCAEMDEQWGYVGAKSRQRWLFYAYDRLRKTVVAHVFGERTMATLGRLMSLLSPFDVAIWMTDGWPLYESRLKGKLHVISKRYTQRIERHNLNLRQHLARLGRKSLSFSKSVELHDKVIGHYLNIKHYQ, from the exons GTGGCTTCTGTTTCTATCAGCTGTCCCTCCTGTTCAGCTACTGACGGGGTGGTGCGTAACGGCAAAAGCACCGCCGGACATCAGCGCTATCTCTGCTCTCACTGCCGTAAAACATGGCAACTGCAGTTCACTTACACCGCTTCTCAACCCGGTACGCACCAGAAAATCATTGATATGGCCATGAATGGCGTTGGATGCCGGGCAACCGCCCGCATTATGGGCGTTGGCCTCAACACGATTTTACGTCACT TTAAAAAACTCAGGCCGCAGTCGGTAACCTCGCGCATACAGCCGGGCAGTGACGTCATCGTCTGCGCGGAAATGGACGAACAGTGGGGCTATGTCGGGGCTAAATCGCGCCAGCGCTGGCTGTTTTACGCGTATGACAGGCTCCGGAAGACGGTTGTTGCGCACGTATTCGGTGAACGCACTATGGCGACGCTGGGGCGTCTTATGAGCCTGCTGTCACCCTTTGACGTGGCGATATGGATGACGGATGGCTGGCCGCTGTATGAATCCCGCCTGAAGGGAAAGCTGCACGTAATCAGCAAGCGATATACGCAGCGAATTGAGCGGCATAACCTGAATCTGAGGCAGCACCTGGCACGGCTGGGACGGAAGTCGCTGTCGTTCTCAAAATCGGTGGAGCTGCATGACAAAGTCATCGGGCATTATCTGAACATAAAACACTATCAATAA
- a CDS encoding LysR family transcriptional regulator has protein sequence MKIDLNLLPVFIAVAEERNFTIAAARLGVTRSAVSQGIRRLEDTFGTMLVMRTTRSVNLTEAGERLRTSLSLSLSSIDAAFEDIASDSTPRGLLRIAVTSIAEEFLSGPLIASFAAANPAVTIDIVVIDEEFDIVAAGYDAGVRLGDVIEKDMIAVPLTEKQREMVVASPSYLTACSAPLHPRELVHHQCIGWRPSPDVAPYRWEFEENGRAFDVAVEPRITTNDLRLMLRLALAGGGITFAPEETFRPYIENGQLVSMLDDFLPHFPGFYLYFPQRRNIAPKLRALIEHVRQWQQPYA, from the coding sequence ATGAAAATTGATCTCAATCTTTTACCTGTTTTTATCGCGGTTGCTGAAGAGCGTAATTTCACCATAGCCGCAGCCCGGCTGGGGGTTACGCGCTCGGCGGTTAGTCAGGGAATACGGCGGCTTGAGGATACTTTCGGCACAATGCTGGTAATGCGGACAACACGTTCAGTAAACCTGACTGAAGCGGGAGAACGACTGCGTACATCCCTGTCATTATCTTTATCCAGCATTGACGCTGCGTTCGAAGATATTGCATCCGACAGCACGCCACGTGGACTTCTGAGGATCGCGGTGACCTCCATAGCTGAAGAGTTTCTTTCAGGTCCGCTGATCGCCTCGTTTGCGGCTGCTAATCCAGCCGTGACGATCGATATTGTCGTGATAGATGAGGAATTTGATATTGTGGCCGCTGGTTATGATGCTGGCGTAAGGCTCGGAGATGTGATCGAGAAGGATATGATTGCCGTCCCGCTTACAGAAAAGCAACGTGAAATGGTGGTTGCGTCCCCATCCTATCTCACTGCTTGTAGCGCCCCTCTTCATCCGCGTGAGCTTGTACATCATCAGTGTATCGGCTGGCGTCCTTCCCCGGATGTTGCTCCTTATCGCTGGGAATTTGAGGAGAACGGGAGAGCTTTCGACGTGGCGGTAGAACCGCGAATAACAACTAATGACCTGCGTCTCATGCTGAGGCTGGCTCTTGCCGGTGGAGGTATAACATTTGCCCCTGAGGAAACATTCAGGCCGTATATTGAAAATGGTCAACTTGTTTCAATGCTTGATGATTTTCTTCCCCATTTTCCTGGCTTTTATCTGTACTTTCCTCAACGCCGGAATATAGCGCCAAAACTACGCGCCCTAATCGAACATGTCAGGCAATGGCAGCAACCGTATGCTTAA
- a CDS encoding SDR family oxidoreductase — MDKVILITGASSGIGEGIARELGKAGARVLLGARRLDRIEAIAAEIRSAGGMAEARELDVTNRLSMAHFVQSALDNWGRVDVLINNAGIMPLSPLAAGKQDEWERTIDVNIKGVLWGIGAVLPVMEAQGSGQIINLGSIGALSVVPTAAVYCASKFAVRAISDGLRQESSKIRVTCVNPGVVESELASTITHAETMAVMDAYRSVALKPADIARAVRHVIEAPESVDTTEITIRPTASAN; from the coding sequence ATGGATAAAGTTATATTAATTACCGGCGCGTCAAGTGGCATTGGGGAAGGCATTGCCAGAGAGCTTGGAAAAGCAGGTGCGAGAGTGCTATTAGGGGCGCGCAGACTGGATCGTATCGAAGCCATTGCAGCAGAAATCCGCAGCGCCGGCGGTATGGCTGAAGCGCGTGAGCTGGATGTCACAAACAGACTGTCCATGGCTCATTTCGTGCAGTCAGCGCTTGATAACTGGGGGCGTGTTGACGTTCTGATTAACAATGCGGGCATCATGCCACTTTCACCGCTTGCGGCCGGCAAACAGGATGAATGGGAACGTACGATTGACGTTAACATCAAGGGCGTGCTGTGGGGAATTGGGGCTGTGCTTCCAGTGATGGAAGCTCAGGGTTCTGGCCAGATAATTAACCTTGGTTCTATCGGTGCCCTTTCTGTTGTGCCAACAGCCGCCGTCTATTGCGCCTCTAAGTTCGCAGTACGGGCTATTTCAGATGGTTTACGTCAGGAAAGCTCGAAAATCCGTGTGACCTGCGTTAATCCCGGCGTTGTGGAAAGTGAACTTGCCTCAACCATCACTCATGCGGAAACCATGGCGGTGATGGATGCATACCGTTCTGTTGCACTTAAACCAGCGGATATTGCCCGCGCCGTACGACATGTAATTGAGGCTCCGGAAAGTGTTGATACAACAGAAATAACCATCAGACCGACAGCATCCGCAAACTGA
- the vapB gene encoding type II toxin-antitoxin system VapB family antitoxin — MRTVFIFKNGNNRAIRLPRDLDFEGVSELEIVREGDSIILRPVRPTWGSFAQLDKADPDFMAEREDVVTDEGRFDL; from the coding sequence ATGAGAACCGTATTCATTTTTAAAAATGGCAACAACCGCGCCATCCGTCTGCCCCGCGATCTGGATTTTGAGGGGGTGAGCGAGCTGGAGATCGTCCGGGAAGGGGACAGCATTATTTTGCGTCCCGTCCGGCCGACCTGGGGCTCGTTCGCGCAGCTGGATAAAGCCGATCCGGACTTTATGGCGGAGCGCGAGGACGTTGTCACCGACGAAGGACGATTTGACCTGTGA
- a CDS encoding sucrose-6-phosphate hydrolase, translated as MSLPSRLPAILQAVIQGQPRALADSHYPRWHLAPVTGLMNDPNGFVEFAGRYHLFYQWNPLACDHTFKCWAHWSSPDLLHWQHEPIALMPDEEYDRNGCYSGSAVDNNGTLTLCYTGNVKFADGGRTAWQCLARESADGTFRKIGPVLPLPEGYTGHVRDPKVWRHEDLWYMVLGAQDRQKRGKVLLFSSADLHQWTSMSEIAGHGINGLDDVGYMWECPDLFPLGDQHILICCPQGIAREEKCYLNTYPAVWMAGEFDYASGAFSHGELHELDAGFEFYAPQTMLTSDGRRLLVGWMGVPEGEEMLQPTLINGWIHQMTCLRELEFINGQLYQRPLRELSALRGEANGWSGNALPLAPMEIDLQTRGDDMLSLDFGGVLTLECDASGLRLARRSLASDEMHYRYWRGNVRSLRVFIDQSSVEIFINGGEGVMSSRYFPACSGQLTFSGITPDAFCYWPLRTCMVE; from the coding sequence ATGTCTCTTCCATCACGACTGCCTGCGATTTTGCAGGCCGTAATACAGGGCCAGCCACGTGCGCTGGCCGATAGCCACTATCCGCGCTGGCACCTTGCGCCGGTCACCGGGCTGATGAACGACCCCAACGGCTTTGTCGAATTTGCCGGACGCTATCACTTGTTTTATCAGTGGAACCCGCTCGCCTGCGATCATACGTTTAAGTGCTGGGCGCACTGGAGCTCCCCCGATCTGCTGCACTGGCAGCATGAGCCCATTGCGCTGATGCCGGACGAAGAGTATGACCGTAACGGCTGCTACTCCGGCAGCGCGGTGGATAACAACGGTACGCTTACCCTGTGCTATACCGGCAACGTGAAGTTTGCCGACGGAGGGCGAACCGCCTGGCAATGCCTGGCAAGGGAAAGCGCCGACGGCACCTTCCGCAAAATCGGCCCGGTCCTGCCGCTGCCGGAGGGCTACACCGGCCACGTGCGCGACCCAAAAGTCTGGCGACACGAAGACCTGTGGTACATGGTGCTGGGTGCGCAGGATCGGCAAAAGCGCGGCAAGGTGCTGCTGTTCAGCTCTGCGGATCTCCATCAGTGGACGAGTATGAGTGAAATCGCCGGCCACGGCATCAATGGCCTCGACGACGTCGGCTATATGTGGGAGTGTCCGGATCTTTTTCCTCTCGGCGACCAGCATATTCTAATCTGCTGTCCGCAGGGGATTGCCCGCGAGGAAAAGTGTTACCTGAACACCTACCCGGCAGTATGGATGGCGGGCGAGTTTGATTACGCTAGTGGCGCTTTCAGCCATGGCGAACTGCACGAACTGGACGCCGGCTTTGAGTTCTACGCCCCGCAAACCATGCTTACCAGTGATGGCCGTCGTCTGCTGGTCGGCTGGATGGGCGTGCCGGAGGGCGAAGAGATGCTTCAGCCGACCCTCATCAACGGCTGGATCCATCAGATGACCTGCCTGCGTGAGCTGGAGTTTATCAACGGTCAGCTCTATCAGCGTCCGCTACGGGAACTGAGCGCCCTGCGCGGTGAAGCGAACGGCTGGTCGGGGAACGCCCTGCCGCTGGCACCGATGGAAATCGATTTGCAAACCCGCGGGGACGATATGTTGAGCCTCGATTTTGGCGGCGTATTAACCCTTGAGTGCGATGCCAGCGGACTCCGCCTGGCCCGACGCAGTCTCGCCAGCGACGAGATGCATTATCGTTACTGGCGCGGAAACGTCCGCTCGCTGCGTGTTTTCATCGACCAGTCGAGCGTGGAGATTTTCATAAACGGCGGTGAAGGGGTGATGAGCAGCCGCTACTTCCCGGCCTGCTCCGGTCAGCTAACATTCTCCGGCATCACGCCGGACGCATTCTGCTACTGGCCGCTGCGAACTTGCATGGTAGAATAA
- a CDS encoding Atu4866 domain-containing protein, with protein sequence MKEQHTYTGLWITKDGFICHELLPNGRYDEARGTKPNAYQGDYDIRENRIYYQDDTGFTADGTFVSNDELHHAGMVLFRRK encoded by the coding sequence ATGAAAGAACAGCATACTTATACAGGCCTCTGGATTACCAAAGATGGATTCATTTGCCATGAGCTATTACCTAATGGGCGTTACGACGAAGCTCGAGGTACAAAACCTAATGCTTATCAGGGCGACTACGACATTCGTGAAAACAGGATCTACTATCAGGACGATACCGGTTTTACAGCTGATGGGACTTTTGTCAGTAATGACGAACTTCATCACGCGGGTATGGTGCTTTTCCGGCGTAAATAA
- a CDS encoding IS110-like element ISEsa2 family transposase, which produces MTVTNQFAAHVGLDWADKKHDVCVQFKNGERVFDVIEHTAEALDAWLTELHQKVKGRIAIALELKKGPVVYALQKYPFITVFPVHALSLARYRQAFSPSGAKDDPQDAELALELMLRYPQKIKAIEPDNADIRLLQQLVEQRRQLVEDKRRFVNRIINTLKQYYPQPLEWFSHRGSLLLCELIIRWPSLQQLKRARRDTIRNFLNAKGGRAMALTEQRVASIDNAIPLTTDPSVIEANALMAAALATQIKVVSEIIKTYDERIETLFDTLPDAGLFKSLPGMGPCMGPRMLAALGDNRDRFNSAEEIQNYAGIAPVTERSGQKSWVHWRWQCAKFVRQTFVEWAAKTVNSSYWAKLYYQGLREKGKSHQSAIRALAFKWIRIIYRCWKARTCYDEAKYLLALEARHSPLLKP; this is translated from the coding sequence ATGACTGTGACTAATCAATTTGCTGCGCACGTTGGTCTGGACTGGGCTGATAAAAAACACGATGTCTGTGTTCAGTTTAAAAACGGTGAACGCGTATTCGATGTGATTGAACATACAGCAGAAGCGCTTGATGCCTGGCTTACTGAGTTACACCAGAAAGTAAAAGGTAGAATCGCAATAGCTCTCGAACTGAAGAAGGGCCCCGTGGTATATGCTCTTCAAAAATACCCCTTTATCACCGTTTTCCCCGTCCACGCATTGTCCCTGGCTCGTTATCGGCAAGCCTTCTCGCCCAGCGGCGCTAAAGATGATCCGCAGGATGCCGAGCTGGCATTAGAGTTAATGCTGCGTTACCCCCAGAAGATAAAAGCTATTGAACCCGACAATGCGGATATTCGCTTACTTCAGCAACTGGTTGAGCAACGTCGTCAGTTGGTTGAAGATAAACGACGCTTTGTGAACCGGATAATCAACACGCTTAAACAGTATTATCCTCAGCCACTGGAGTGGTTCTCACATCGGGGTAGCTTACTGTTGTGTGAGCTGATTATCCGGTGGCCCAGTCTGCAACAACTGAAACGAGCCAGACGCGACACGATCCGCAACTTTCTGAATGCCAAAGGTGGTCGCGCTATGGCCCTTACCGAGCAACGTGTTGCGAGTATTGATAATGCGATCCCATTGACTACAGACCCGAGTGTTATAGAGGCTAATGCTTTGATGGCAGCAGCACTGGCGACACAAATTAAAGTCGTGAGTGAAATCATCAAAACCTATGACGAACGAATCGAAACGCTGTTTGACACATTGCCAGATGCGGGGCTGTTCAAATCACTTCCGGGCATGGGACCGTGCATGGGCCCACGGATGCTTGCTGCACTTGGTGATAACCGTGACCGGTTTAACAGCGCTGAAGAAATTCAAAACTACGCAGGTATAGCACCGGTGACCGAACGAAGCGGCCAAAAATCCTGGGTTCACTGGCGATGGCAATGTGCCAAGTTCGTCAGGCAGACCTTTGTTGAATGGGCTGCCAAGACGGTTAATTCATCATACTGGGCCAAACTGTATTATCAGGGCCTCAGAGAAAAGGGCAAATCTCATCAGTCTGCGATCCGGGCACTGGCGTTCAAATGGATAAGGATCATTTACCGCTGCTGGAAGGCCAGAACCTGTTATGACGAAGCGAAATATTTGCTGGCTCTCGAAGCGAGACACTCGCCCTTACTGAAGCCATAA